A single window of Drosophila suzukii chromosome 3, CBGP_Dsuzu_IsoJpt1.0, whole genome shotgun sequence DNA harbors:
- the LOC108012942 gene encoding uncharacterized protein, with the protein MILNNMPAKSLQISPNGTLTFTQTNNRQEVTIRNVSEKPVTYKVQSTVYGKFNIRPRWGVLSPNEHSRVLITMCKDAELSKKGRDKIVVVCMLAPINAVDFELTSSFWRHSICYDPNIEKHQLTCHQMDGAGEGGDRDPVDGDLRIRRGLFPSFCSIRTPSKYWR; encoded by the exons ATGATTTTAAACAACATGCCAGCAAAATCTCTACAAATCTCACCAAATGGAACATTAACCTTCACGCAAACCAACAACCGTCAGGAAGTCACCATCAGAAATGTTTCCGAAAAGCCAGTAACCTATAAG GTGCAAAGCACAGTGTACGGCAAGTTCAATATCCGACCCCGCTGGGGAGTCCTGAGTCCCAACGAGCACTCACGGGTCCTCATAACAATGTGCAAGGATGCCGAGCTCTCGAAAAAGGGCCGCGACAAGATAGTCGTGGTCTGCATGCTGGCCCCCATCAATGCTGTTGACTTCGAACTGACCTCCTCCTTCTGGCGCCACAGTATCTGCTATGATCCGAATATCGAGAAGCACCAGCTCACCTGCCATCAAATGGATGGGGCTGGCGAGGGCGGTGATAGGGACCCGGTGGATGGGGATCTAAGGATTCGCAGGGGGCTATTCCCCTCGTTCTGCAGTATTCGCACTCCCAGCAAGTACTGGCGCTAG